AGTATAGACGGGAATGCAAAGAACCCGACGAAGATTGGCATTATATTCTGGAAACTCAATTCAGGCGGTGCGAGCGGTTTTGTGGTTAGAATCAGTCCTACAATTGATGCCAGCGAGAATGTCAGCAATCCGGCGAAGATATTAGACCAGCCGTTTTTAAGTTTAGACCATGGTTTTCTACCTCTACCTGCGCCTTTAGGCCATTCACTCATCACATAATGCACGAGTATCAAGCCAATAATCCAGTGAAGATGGAATCGTGAGACCGCATAGATATATGTGCATACTTTATAAAAAAACGGTGTCAGTATTACAAGTATAAACGCACCCAGCAGTGTTCCCATACCTGAAAGCAGTGCGGCATCTCTACCTTTACCATTTTTCAGCATATCCATAGATGGTAAGATTGTAGCACCTGCTGATTCATCTGCTGCACAAAAAAAAGTCATCGGCAGTGTATTCAGGAATGCGAATGCAACCATCATAGACATAAAAAACGGCACTAATGCAGGCTCCGGTATCACTGAACGGAATTTGAGATAAATCAGGATAGCAATCCCTGTGACATTATAGATATGCAGTGATGGTATGATACACAACAATCCGCCAATGATAGTGCCTAAAAGACAGTATGCAATGATAGTTAATTCAATCATTTGTTTTTATTGGGACGCAGATTTTCGCAGATAATTCTTAATTCTTAATTCTGACTTTTATCTGCGTCCTAATTATTCCTGGATTATCTGGATTTCGTCCTCTTTGGTTTCCATTTTCTCTTCATCTTTTTTGCTCTTTTGCTTTTTCGCCCTCGGGATCCGCTTTTCTTCACCGCTATCTTGAATAATTTCCAATTGCGAGCCACCCGATTCACCTGCTTCAATTTTTACATCTTCAGCCTGAACTATTTTTAGTTGGAGTTCGTTCTTGTATTCACCAATCTGGAATATACCTGATATTTTAGCATCTTCTTCAAGATGACTGAAGCCCTTAATTTTATCTTTTAATGTATCCCATACAACTACTGAAAGCTCATCACTACCATCGTCAATAGTAACAACCATTCCTTTCCTTATTGCTCTGATATCTCTGATTGTTCCACTAAAAAAGTATGAACTATTGATATCCTTTTTTGTTAATTTGTTGAACTTAATAGTTTTTGTCTGTTTAATTTTCTGTGTCCACAGTTTATCCTGAACTGCTTTAATATCTACAGTGCCTACTTTTTTGATTTTGGTATAATCAAACAGGTTAGCTTGAAGTGTATCACGGTATTCGGATATTTTGACGAGCATCTCCAGTTCGGCATTTTTTTCAGAAAGCAAATTTTTTGTCTCTGTAGAAATTTTAGTCATTGCAGAATCAAACAGAACCATATTGATACTACCGGTTTCATCACTTAACACAAACGAATGCAGAATAGTACCTTTCTTGGTAGTTCGTTGTTCATATGACGAGATGAACACTTTAATTTTTACAATCTCACCGATTAAATCGCTCTTTATATCTGCGAGCGTATATTCTTTTATTTGTAATTTCTGCAGCACTTTGAATCTTTCTGGAACAGGCATAAACAGTGTAGTACCAAACTTCTGGCTTTCACTGACAGTGCCGGCAATTTCTACCAAATCGCCTAATTCAGGCAGGTTATCTTTATGAATTTTTTTGAATTGTGCAAGTTTGTTGAACCCGTAGATATTTATCTGACCTGTGCCATCGTCTAGTTTTATTTTTAGTGAGTTTTTGGTAGTATCTTCAACATATGAAACCACTTTTCCGACGACTTTGATATACGCACCGCTCATTCGTTCGTCAATATCTTCTATATGTATCTGCTTCGGCTGCTTTAAGTGTGCAGCATACCATAAAAGAATAACACCAAGTATTGAGCCTATAATTGATGCTATTTTTACGAACTTGACACTGATCCGTTTTTCAACCCGCGCACCACAGCGAGGACAGGTCAAAAGCGAGCCTGCAAAATAGCCACAGGTTGGACAGAGCCCTTCCTCATCTACAATTACCGGCTTTACTTCTTCTGATTGCTGTTGATTATTCATAGTTTTTCAAGGTCTTTTGGAGCTGTTCTTGGTGGTATTTTTACACTTTTTAATTCTATGATTCCGGATACGATTGCGCCGATAAAATATATCACCCATAAATAAGTGTAATAGCGGCCAAATAATGCGGCGAAACCTGCAATAAGCATTGAAATAACAAACACTTCCAGCCCAACTTCAAGATACCGCCATTTAAGTGGCATCAGATTATACGGGCTATCTTTCGGATAGTTATGCCGCCGCCGCCGCACAATCGCAACTGCCAGAATAAAAAAGCCAACTGGCGAAATTAACTGGCTTAGCAGATGAATCAGTATCAGTTCTGTTTTCTGGTTCCCGGCTGAAAACCAGACCGCATCATACAGGTTCAAGCCGTTAAATGAGGCAATAATTTTTGAGCCATCTACCGCGATACTATTGACGAGTATAAATATAAGCGCCATAAAAAAACCTACTGTGTAGGAAGCGATTTTTGTTGATTTAGGAATCTCGCTTTCCTCGGACTCCCAATAAAATATACCAATCAGTATTGCAGGTGCAATAAACGCCATCAAAAAAAACTGTCTCAGACAATTCATAATCACCGGCAATGGATGCTGTCCGATGATATTCTGTAGCGGTCGGGTGATAAAATAGATACCAAACAAAATAAACGCATTAAAAACCTTCTTGTAGCCGAGTTCGCCAAAAATGAGTTGTCTGATTTTTTCCAGTTTTTTTATTTCATATGCCATCACAAAATAGACAATACCAGCAATTATTGGAACAATAAGGTTAAGCAAAAATTCAAACATTTTTATATTATTATTTCCTCAAAGTTTGGTTGTGAAATTAAAAGGTTGCAAATTGTGGCAAAGGTTCGGCTGTTCAAAAAAAGCGTTTCTTTCGTAATATGTCCTGTGTAATTTAGTTCCACAAATGTAATTGCTTTTTCTACATCACAGAGTTCTACAACAGCACTTTTTCTTATGAGAGCAAAAGCCCGAGACCACCATTTCACAAGCGCATAAACAACAAGGAGCAGTGAATAGCCTGAAACAAGATTGGGTGTAGATACAGCCGACGATAACAAATGCCATTTTGAAAAAAGTAAGTGTTCAATGAATCTCTTGATGGTATTTTGTATGTTTTCATTATCTATATCAAAATATGTTTCGGCAATTTCTGAAAGTTTGAATTTTTCATTGTTCAGTTTAAGAGAACCGGTTCTAAAAACAAGTTTTAACAGATTCGCATATTTTTTAAGTAAGTTCTCTTTCGCTCTTCCTACAAATTCATAACCGACGAAAAGTGCAAGATAAAGTTTCTGTTTTTCTTTTGATACATTTTCTTTTTTACGAAAAAAAATTTCTTTATCGGTCTTCTGTAATATATCGTTTAATGATTCCTTTTTCTTAAGACTCTCCGATAACGCCCTTAAAAACTTTGCGGGTGCTTTAAGTGATGTCTCGTAATCGTGGCGTGCTCTTAATAATTCAAAAATAACATTCTCAATTTTTTTATAGTCATTGTAGGATATTTTTATATCGCTATCAACAACAACCGTTTCATCTATTTTACGTATCCAGTCGGGTTGTAAGGTTGCAAGTTTTTCTATTTCAGATATTTGATTCTCTAACTGAACACCTGTATCTTTTATAACTGACGGACACACAAATGATAGCCGAACAATAATCCCCTCGGGCGTTTTTACAAACTTAAATGGATACATCTTACAGATGGTAGATTTTGCGTCAAACCCCAATTTTTTATGGATAAGACAGTAGTTGTCATCATCTAAAAAAATACATCTGCTGTCTATAAGTTCAAATTTTTTTCTCCCATCTCTGTCAATGAATATTTTTCTATTCTCAAATCTATCTGAAAACTGTTCCCACTTAACATCCACTAGTTTTTGGTATGTTTCATCATCAATATCTATATCCCAGTTCTTACAGCATACCGCACAATCAGGCATACAAATGTAGTGAAATTGTTCAGGCAAAATTAGGCTCACAAGTAGATTTTACAAAAATCAAGTTGAATTGTCAATAAAAAATCCAATTTCTCAGAAGGATATTAATCGTGCTGTAAAAGAAGTAATAAAAGAACTGTATGGTTAGAATAGTTAACGATATTGAAGAACTCATTGACTTGATAAAAACAGTAGACAGGGCTTCAACCCTTTATGGGTTTCAGCCCTGTCGGCACTGAAGTTCCATTTCTTCCCAGGCAGACTACTTAACCACCCGTTTTTTTCTAAATAAATTTGAGTGATAGATTTTCAGGCAGGATTTTATTTCTTTTTGAGAGTGAAATTGACTTCGGTAGGATTCTCAGCAACCATTTCAACTTCTTTCTCTTCAAAAACATAGCCCTGTTTCCATGCTTTTACTGTGTAAGTTCCTAAAGGTAAATTGTCCGAGTTGCATTTACCGTTATCGTCTGTAAGAATCTTTTTTATTTCTTCACTATTTTTAGAGATTTTTACTACTGCATTTGAAAGCGGGACACCATTATCGTCAGTAACTTTCACATAGATAACATTTATATCCTTTAATTCTGCTTGTTTCTTTTTCTTTTCTTTTTGCTTTTTATCAACAACTTCTACAACAATTGTGTTGACAACATTTCTTACAACACCACGCATATCTTCAATTTTTCTGCATTTTTCATCTACAGAAAACACATTCCTGCCTGTTGTCACATCCTTTATCTGAACTATAAATTGATAATTCTCACCGAATTTACCGAGACGACTTACAATAATATATTTAACACCAATAAGACCACCAAATTCTTTTATGAACGCGGTATCTTCCTCAATAATCCCTGATAACTGAATATTTTGTTCTTTTATTATACTATCTATATATTTTCTTTCAATAATATCAAAACCTTCACAATTTGTTAAGTCACCTTGTAAAAAGTCATATATAAAATCTGCTTCAGCATCAGTTACAGTATCTTGAACAAACATATCTAAAACTGCCAGTTTAGACCTTTCTTCAACTGGTAAAATCTTTTTAGGTTTCCTCAACCCTTTTATTTTTACCTTTTTCTCTTTTATTTTTATGGTACCAACTGATTCTGGCATATCAATTGTTTCTTCTTTTGCTACTGCAGTTCCGTATCTGAAATCAATTGAAACCCGATGTGTATCCCCTAAGCCACCGAAAGGCACCCATGCATAATCAAACCGCGCATCTTTTACTCTCAATCCAATACCGGCAGTATATGTTTCTAAATCAGCACCAATTTTATAACCACATCTTAACGCAATCGTATCCAACAATATGTATTCTAATCCAGTTTTATAAATATTTTTATCTACAGAATTTAAATCTGCTTGAGCTGCTATTTTAAGTGGATAGACACTATATGACAAGCCAACATTTATTGGTTGAGATATTTCTATTTTTTCAGGAAGATAAGCACCTTCTGCAGAACCCAGCACAAGATTTTGTTTTAAGAATGAGAAATTCAAAATACCATTATAAACATAAAAAACGCCTATATCCAGTGTATATGCAGACGAAGTATGTGCTTCTGTAGTTAATGACGATTCTATAGAGCTTCCTGCCATCTTAAATCTCGTACCAATACCCATACTTGGATTACCAATCGCATACAGAAATGATAAAATTTGGTTTGTAAACTGTATCTCCTTCTGTTTCTGAAAATTTTCATCTATATATGGTTCAGATAGACCAAAATATGAATACTCTACGCCCCACCCTCTGGTACCATACCTGTTTGGTTTACGGAATGCAAAGTAATGTCCTGATAGACCATTTATCCATGAAGTATAAGAATATCCAAACACACCTTTTTTATAAATTCCACAGCCGGTACATACTGCAGGATTAGTAGCATCACCTAATGCACCACCGCAACCACCCGTTGCTGCTGAATATGCAAATGGGTCAATCAACAG
This DNA window, taken from Elusimicrobiota bacterium, encodes the following:
- a CDS encoding OB-fold nucleic acid binding domain-containing protein; its protein translation is MNNQQQSEEVKPVIVDEEGLCPTCGYFAGSLLTCPRCGARVEKRISVKFVKIASIIGSILGVILLWYAAHLKQPKQIHIEDIDERMSGAYIKVVGKVVSYVEDTTKNSLKIKLDDGTGQINIYGFNKLAQFKKIHKDNLPELGDLVEIAGTVSESQKFGTTLFMPVPERFKVLQKLQIKEYTLADIKSDLIGEIVKIKVFISSYEQRTTKKGTILHSFVLSDETGSINMVLFDSAMTKISTETKNLLSEKNAELEMLVKISEYRDTLQANLFDYTKIKKVGTVDIKAVQDKLWTQKIKQTKTIKFNKLTKKDINSSYFFSGTIRDIRAIRKGMVVTIDDGSDELSVVVWDTLKDKIKGFSHLEEDAKISGIFQIGEYKNELQLKIVQAEDVKIEAGESGGSQLEIIQDSGEEKRIPRAKKQKSKKDEEKMETKEDEIQIIQE
- the fliB gene encoding flagellin lysine-N-methylase, whose translation is MPDCAVCCKNWDIDIDDETYQKLVDVKWEQFSDRFENRKIFIDRDGRKKFELIDSRCIFLDDDNYCLIHKKLGFDAKSTICKMYPFKFVKTPEGIIVRLSFVCPSVIKDTGVQLENQISEIEKLATLQPDWIRKIDETVVVDSDIKISYNDYKKIENVIFELLRARHDYETSLKAPAKFLRALSESLKKKESLNDILQKTDKEIFFRKKENVSKEKQKLYLALFVGYEFVGRAKENLLKKYANLLKLVFRTGSLKLNNEKFKLSEIAETYFDIDNENIQNTIKRFIEHLLFSKWHLLSSAVSTPNLVSGYSLLLVVYALVKWWSRAFALIRKSAVVELCDVEKAITFVELNYTGHITKETLFLNSRTFATICNLLISQPNFEEIII
- a CDS encoding carboxypeptidase regulatory-like domain-containing protein, producing the protein MQKMINWLKNSPTKVGYKKRFIPDFSRLYFGFTTCYLLLATCYLFAAGTTGMQFLLIDPFAYSAATGGCGGALGDATNPAVCTGCGIYKKGVFGYSYTSWINGLSGHYFAFRKPNRYGTRGWGVEYSYFGLSEPYIDENFQKQKEIQFTNQILSFLYAIGNPSMGIGTRFKMAGSSIESSLTTEAHTSSAYTLDIGVFYVYNGILNFSFLKQNLVLGSAEGAYLPEKIEISQPINVGLSYSVYPLKIAAQADLNSVDKNIYKTGLEYILLDTIALRCGYKIGADLETYTAGIGLRVKDARFDYAWVPFGGLGDTHRVSIDFRYGTAVAKEETIDMPESVGTIKIKEKKVKIKGLRKPKKILPVEERSKLAVLDMFVQDTVTDAEADFIYDFLQGDLTNCEGFDIIERKYIDSIIKEQNIQLSGIIEEDTAFIKEFGGLIGVKYIIVSRLGKFGENYQFIVQIKDVTTGRNVFSVDEKCRKIEDMRGVVRNVVNTIVVEVVDKKQKEKKKKQAELKDINVIYVKVTDDNGVPLSNAVVKISKNSEEIKKILTDDNGKCNSDNLPLGTYTVKAWKQGYVFEEKEVEMVAENPTEVNFTLKKK